A genomic region of Haliotis asinina isolate JCU_RB_2024 chromosome 1, JCU_Hal_asi_v2, whole genome shotgun sequence contains the following coding sequences:
- the LOC137283642 gene encoding uncharacterized protein, with amino-acid sequence MLRGFSRVLICTSLICFVSVEERLQQLEEDLLDNNGNMIRMEKRIRNIIDAVKTSLRVELKETIRDQVRETMSEIVQGEAFRDMVKSEVVSGLRHVRRGYHRMRRQLHHVSRSLQDFKDETATFHEFALKNVDDWNEQNTSDACAREKHRLERELEKSNVSMAELKKDNEQLNKTCQFQLKTAVPVSQGAGLRVNPTSTRPVLTKLVTTTSQLLMTASLTTPRQEEEKNRILIASVWSSTNQQFRQLNIHNGSLSFFPYHNMSRVTCIAYSAKTRELLIALYKPDRILASVLDTSQVRVLREGVRTYGMAVDEGRGVIFMGTHYPKYSISRMSQHGEEFNVVINLSMLASYPRQITLDTRREKIYWCNYRNLFTMTYDGQGLSTLARGHRMFSVTLDQKAGVLYYNKKNELMRMTVSNNVSTRVITLPDTPWNMRLYRGILYYGGWITSVLGTVNVTNKTGAYGLESRAIKGLIYPLVCLTP; translated from the coding sequence ATGTTGAGAGGATTTTCCCGGGTGCTGATCTGCACCTCACTGATCTGTTTTGTGTCTGTTGAAGAGAGATTGCAGCAATTGGAGGAGGATTTACTTGATAACAACGGGAATATGATCCGTATGGAGAAAAGGATACGAAATATCATAGACGCTGTGAAGACATCACTGAGAGTTGAGTTAAAGGAAACCATACGGGATCAAGTGAGAGAGACAATGAGTGAGATTGTACAAGGAGAGGCTTTTCGTGACATGGTGAAAAGTGAGGTTGTCTCTGGATTACGGCATGTGAGACGGGGCTACCATCGAATGAGGAGACAGTTGCATCACGTCTCCAGATCACTGCAAGACTTCAAGGACGAAACGGCTACATTTCATGAATTTGCTCTGAAAAACGTAGATGACTGGAATGAACAGAACACAAGTGACGCCTGTGCAAGAGAGAAACACAGACTGGAAAGGGAACTAGAAAAGAGTAATGTTTCTATGGCTGAACTCAAaaaagataatgaacagttaAATAAGACGTGTCAGTTTCAACTGAAAACAGCTGTGCCTGTTTCTCAAGGAGCAGGTCTTCGTGTCAACCCTACATCAACGAGACCAGTGCTGACAAAGTTAGTGACAACAACCAGTCAGCTTTTGATGACAGCATCATTGACGACACCCAGACAAGAGGAGGAGAAAAATAGGATTCTGATTGCTTCTGTCTGGTCAAGCACTAACCAACAATTCCGTCAACTCAACATCCATAATGGTTCCCTCAGTTTTTTTCCGTATCACAACATGTCGAGAGTTACCTGCATTGCCTATTCAGCAAAGACAAGAGAACTTCTGATTGCTTTATACAAACCTGATAGGATATTAGCATCTGTCCTTGATACAAGTCAGGTGAGAGTACTGAGAGAAGGTGTACGCACATATGGCATGGCAGTGGACGAAGGACGTGGCGTGATATTTATGGGCACACATTATCCCAAATACTCAATCAGCCGCATGTCTCAACATGGAGAAGAATTTAATGTCGTCATTAACTTGTCCATGTTGGCATCTTATCCAAGGCAGATAACTCTGGATACAAGGAGAGAGAAGATATATTGGTGTAACTACCGTAATCTGTTCACGATGACATATGATGGTCAAGGTTTGTCAACATTAGCCAGAGGACATCGCATGTTTTCAGTGACTCTAGACCAGAAAGCGGGCGTGTTGTATTATAACAAAAAGAACGAACTGATGAGGATGACAGTGTCCAATAATGTGAGTACACGTGTGATCACGCTGCCCGACACACCTTGGAACATGAGACTGTACAGAGGCATCCTCTACTACGGTGGCTGGATTACGTCTGTGTTGGGTACAGTTAATGTGACAAATAAGACCGGGGCGTATGGTCTCGAGTCAAGAGCCATAAAGGGGCTTATTTATCCATTAGTGTGTTTGACTCCTTAA